In Arachis hypogaea cultivar Tifrunner chromosome 17, arahy.Tifrunner.gnm2.J5K5, whole genome shotgun sequence, a single window of DNA contains:
- the LOC112763494 gene encoding uncharacterized protein: MDFTKAGVASKLQLKELECLRMEAYENARIYKENTKAFHDHHIRRKDFQEVDEVLLYNSRLRFMPGKLHSRWEGPFKVKKIKPYGVVELFDPQSDITFKVNGHRVKKYNGYKSPREVVVLLLEDAPIGEEA; this comes from the coding sequence ATGGATTTCACCAAGGCGGGTGTGGCCAGTAAATTACAGCTAAAGGAGCTCGAGTGTTTGAGGATGgaggcatatgagaatgcccggataTACAAGGAAAATACTAAAGCCTTTCACGATCACCACATCCGAAGAAAGGATTTTCAAGAAGttgatgaggttctcctctacaactcgagACTGCGATTTATGCCTGGTAAGCTCcattctagatgggaaggacccttcaaAGTGAAAaagataaagccctatggagtggtaGAATTATTTGATCCTCAAAGTGACATAACTTTcaaagtgaatggacatagagtgaagaagtacaaTGGTTACAAGTCACCAAGAGAAGTGGTAGTGCTCCTACTTGAGGATGCACCAATAGGAGAGGAAGCTTAA